One window of Nostoc sp. C052 genomic DNA carries:
- a CDS encoding carbohydrate porin: protein MLILQGNLGGIIIGMQPKLTGSSAELSDLPRHDPDTGFHIEGFYQYKINNNISITPGLIWLTAPNHNEENEDIFIGVVRTTFKI from the coding sequence ATGCTGATATTACAAGGTAATTTGGGAGGGATTATCATCGGGATGCAGCCTAAATTGACTGGTTCTTCAGCCGAGTTATCAGACTTACCTCGTCATGACCCAGATACGGGATTTCACATTGAAGGATTTTATCAGTATAAAATCAACAACAATATCAGCATTACTCCTGGTTTAATTTGGCTGACAGCTCCAAATCACAACGAGGAGAATGAGGATATTTTTATAGGAGTAGTTAGAACTACATTCAAGATATAA
- a CDS encoding peptidoglycan-binding protein yields MWCGFGKSSATFAVTCLVTASLVIADTGFAAPQRSYTPQQFREVLRGLGYNVKITNTALTDEETKKAIREFQTGYKLKPVDGIAGPKTQDFAANIVKILHTNLNVVVKPNPPLPRDHFYGSRTEEVVKEYQKKYQLQETGIANLALRQKLNEEAKTVVSQPTATPTATPTAKPTAKPTAKPTAKPTAKPTAKPTAKPTAKPTAKPTATPTATPTATPTATPTATPTATPTTTP; encoded by the coding sequence ATGTGGTGTGGGTTTGGAAAATCAAGCGCAACCTTTGCTGTTACTTGCCTGGTGACTGCTAGTTTAGTAATTGCAGACACAGGTTTCGCAGCCCCTCAGCGTAGCTATACGCCCCAGCAGTTCCGTGAGGTATTGCGGGGATTAGGCTATAACGTCAAGATAACAAACACTGCTTTGACGGACGAAGAAACTAAAAAGGCAATTCGAGAATTTCAGACGGGCTATAAGCTAAAACCAGTTGATGGAATAGCAGGGCCAAAAACCCAAGATTTTGCTGCTAATATCGTTAAAATTCTGCACACAAATCTGAATGTAGTGGTGAAGCCCAATCCTCCCCTCCCACGCGATCATTTTTATGGTTCTCGCACGGAAGAAGTGGTGAAGGAGTATCAGAAGAAATATCAGCTGCAAGAAACTGGAATTGCTAATTTAGCACTCCGCCAAAAGCTGAATGAAGAAGCAAAGACAGTTGTGAGTCAGCCAACAGCAACACCGACAGCGACACCGACGGCTAAACCAACAGCTAAACCGACGGCTAAACCGACGGCTAAACCAACAGCTAAACCGACGGCTAAACCGACGGCTAAACCGACGGCTAAACCGACGGCTAAACCAACAGCTACCCCAACAGCGACACCAACAGCTACCCC
- a CDS encoding SGNH/GDSL hydrolase family protein, which translates to MKKQAVAVGFVLFSFMLPTKASAASFDQLYVFGDSLSDIGNIYNASGQTYPPSPPYFEGRFSNGPNWVDYLGNQLGLHPTLVTDINFTTIPPTPIPTQGINFAFGGATSGLDNAVFPNQNLPGVLKQVSGFAGILQANNQTADPNALYTLWAGANDFLFVNPEDSATPISNISQALNTLAGIGAKNILVFNLPDLGQLPGANKDGRNPTTLSNSTSAFNLGLAQTVSTLGQNPDLNITYIDTNSLFNQASTFGFTNVTESCLDRLDICNPANNNFLFWDDFHPTTAGHKVIADVALAAIEAKSVPEPSINLGILALGAFGAVGVLKRQQKRSALVSAGQIVDAQWSHITVEK; encoded by the coding sequence ATGAAAAAACAAGCTGTCGCAGTCGGATTTGTTCTATTTTCTTTCATGTTGCCGACCAAAGCCTCGGCTGCGAGTTTCGATCAGCTTTATGTATTTGGCGATAGTCTTTCTGATATAGGTAATATATATAATGCTAGCGGTCAAACATATCCTCCAAGCCCACCTTACTTTGAAGGACGTTTTTCCAATGGGCCAAACTGGGTGGATTATCTTGGAAATCAACTAGGATTACACCCCACTTTAGTAACTGATATAAATTTCACTACTATTCCTCCCACACCAATTCCTACCCAAGGGATAAACTTCGCTTTCGGTGGTGCTACCTCTGGTTTAGATAACGCTGTCTTTCCCAATCAAAATTTACCGGGAGTACTCAAACAAGTCTCTGGCTTTGCTGGAATTCTACAAGCAAATAATCAAACTGCCGATCCAAATGCACTTTATACATTGTGGGCAGGTGCGAATGATTTCCTTTTTGTTAATCCTGAAGACTCGGCTACGCCAATCAGTAATATATCCCAGGCGTTGAATACTTTGGCAGGAATCGGCGCGAAAAATATTTTGGTATTTAACTTGCCAGATTTAGGACAGCTACCAGGGGCTAATAAAGATGGTCGCAACCCTACAACTCTTAGTAATTCGACTAGTGCGTTTAACTTAGGTTTAGCACAAACTGTAAGCACCTTGGGTCAAAACCCTGATCTCAACATTACTTATATTGATACTAATTCTTTATTTAATCAGGCAAGCACATTCGGTTTTACAAATGTAACTGAGTCTTGTCTAGATAGGCTAGATATATGTAATCCAGCTAACAACAATTTTCTCTTTTGGGACGATTTCCACCCAACAACCGCTGGTCATAAGGTGATAGCAGATGTTGCACTGGCGGCGATTGAGGCTAAGTCTGTTCCTGAACCCTCAATAAACTTGGGGATTTTAGCTCTTGGTGCTTTTGGCGCGGTAGGTGTGTTGAAGCGTCAACAAAAAAGATCGGCACTTGTCTCAGCAGGTCAGATTGTTGATGCACAATGGTCTCATATAACAGTTGAAAAATGA
- a CDS encoding ankyrin repeat domain-containing protein: MRSWKSKEQVEGFVKSICHWREAKNASKKGFEKFHPNEVLIYALILNRFADVQQAIERGADVNYLSHDGLTPLTLALSRSWYSLSTSTQFLLEKGADLKTINYQFIENATQNQSLYPKPIFRLVEQAIDQLFPHSQRFDL, translated from the coding sequence ATGCGGTCTTGGAAGTCAAAAGAACAGGTAGAAGGATTCGTTAAGAGTATATGCCACTGGCGAGAAGCAAAAAATGCGAGTAAGAAAGGCTTTGAAAAATTCCATCCCAATGAAGTTTTGATTTATGCTCTAATACTTAATAGATTTGCTGATGTGCAACAAGCAATTGAGCGAGGAGCAGATGTTAACTACTTAAGTCACGATGGACTGACACCTCTAACACTTGCTTTGAGTCGAAGCTGGTATTCACTTTCCACTTCCACTCAGTTTCTCTTAGAGAAAGGTGCTGACCTTAAAACCATTAACTATCAGTTCATTGAAAATGCCACCCAAAATCAATCGCTGTATCCTAAACCTATATTTAGGTTAGTTGAGCAGGCAATTGATCAACTATTTCCACACTCTCAAAGGTTTGATTTATGA
- the rimP gene encoding ribosome maturation factor RimP gives MAHPLVPQIIDLATPVAEGLGLEVVGVVFHTNQSPPVLRVDIRNPEQDTGLNDCERMSRALEASLDAAEIVPDKYVLEVSSPGISRQLVTDREFISFKGFPVIISTTPPYEGQQEWTGQLIRRDETTLYLNQKGRVVEIPRSLINKVQLDERR, from the coding sequence ATGGCTCATCCTTTAGTTCCACAAATTATTGATTTGGCGACACCAGTAGCAGAAGGACTGGGATTGGAAGTGGTTGGCGTGGTTTTTCACACCAACCAAAGTCCCCCAGTGTTGCGGGTAGATATTCGTAACCCTGAACAAGACACTGGGTTGAACGATTGTGAGAGGATGAGCCGTGCTTTAGAAGCTTCCTTAGATGCTGCGGAAATCGTTCCAGATAAATACGTCTTGGAAGTGTCTAGTCCTGGTATTTCGCGGCAACTGGTAACAGACAGGGAGTTTATTTCCTTTAAAGGATTTCCTGTCATTATCTCCACAACGCCCCCCTACGAAGGACAACAAGAGTGGACAGGTCAGTTGATTCGTCGGGATGAGACAACACTTTACTTAAACCAAAAAGGTCGTGTAGTCGAAATTCCCCGTTCCCTAATTAATAAGGTGCAGTTAGACGAGCGCCGATAA
- a CDS encoding YlxR family protein: MKPNYRRCISCRKVGSKDEFWRIVRVFPSGKVQLDQGMGRSAYICPETSCLQAAQKKNRLGRSLHASVPETLYQSLSQRLARINTQNQI, encoded by the coding sequence ATGAAACCAAATTATCGGCGCTGTATTAGTTGCCGTAAAGTAGGCTCAAAAGATGAGTTTTGGCGGATTGTCCGCGTCTTTCCATCGGGAAAGGTACAATTAGATCAGGGCATGGGGCGTTCTGCCTATATTTGTCCAGAAACGAGTTGCTTACAAGCGGCTCAAAAAAAAAATCGACTAGGGCGATCGCTACATGCATCAGTGCCAGAAACACTGTACCAAAGCTTGTCGCAACGTCTAGCCCGCATTAATACCCAAAACCAAATTTAG
- the infB gene encoding translation initiation factor IF-2: protein MTNGKVRIYELSKELNLDNKELLAICDQLDIAVKSHSSTISESEAENIRAAAEKLAATSVSTKKELGTTSHKPNSPPNGGRNRPAAPHKQQILEIRKPKILRNTTPNAPEASLANNTQAALSEANPPSPPRPFATPVSPLKPAAPTRPVPRTQSETKEQPQIQSPIAGLEQTPNPNPAPEKIVSQKPEKTVAPRPKSEKPIKPQLVAPPARPAAEEAPVADEPSGSQADKPILKRDQRLRPAEGDREQIKPRVAKLPTDQSPVGAPQRTSRPTPAPSRPEPRGNRPSAPSQLGEGQRPRPARPGESVAAAMPIATPPRQLSGIAGKSQGLGDEPITPDLLDLKRPSPPRPTKGGKKWVEEEIIDEVKEKAKAGVKGKRIKPILDDEFEEDLLDDDDIDSPATVQVSLSIARPPKPKATRPVQMPGATLASAPTARAKKSGSRSGSRSGSGRDHHQNRRQEAETKRERPEKVTITGPLTVQELSDVLAVADTEIVKILFLKGMAVSITQNLDIPTITLVGKELEIEVETAEREAEARKITEMVGAEDLEYLHRRPPVVTIMGHVDHGKTTLLDSIRKTKVAAGEAGGITQHIGAYHVDLVHEGKPQQIVFLDTPGHEAFTAMRARGARVTDIAVLVVAADDGVRPQTIEAISHAQAAGVPIVVAINKIDKEGAQPERVKQELTQYGLTAEDWGGETIMVPVSAIRGENLDTLLEMILLVAEVGELSANPDRAAKGTVIEAHLDKAKGAVATLLIQNGTLHVGDILVAGSAFGKVRAMVDDRSKRVDIASPSFAVEVLGLSDVPAAGDEFEVFQNEKEARALASDRADRQRLSRLLQGRVTLTTLSAQAQEGELKELNLILKGDVQGSVEAIVGALKQIPQNEVQIRMLLATAGEITETDIDLAAASNAVIIGFNTTFASGARQAADEAGVDVREYNVIYKLLEDIQDALEGLLEPELVEEPLGQTEVRAVFPVGRGAVAGCYVQSGKLVRNCKVRVRRGGKVIFEGVLDSLKRMKEDAREVNAGYECGVGIDKFNDWVEGDIIESYQMVTKRRTLTLTR, encoded by the coding sequence ATGACCAACGGCAAAGTTAGAATTTATGAATTATCAAAGGAATTGAATTTGGATAACAAAGAGCTACTAGCAATTTGCGACCAGCTCGATATTGCGGTCAAAAGCCATAGCAGCACGATTTCAGAATCCGAGGCAGAAAACATCCGGGCGGCAGCAGAAAAGCTTGCAGCTACGAGTGTGTCTACCAAAAAGGAACTAGGTACAACCAGCCATAAGCCAAATTCACCACCCAACGGCGGACGTAACCGACCTGCTGCACCCCACAAACAGCAAATTTTGGAAATACGCAAACCCAAAATATTGAGAAATACTACTCCCAACGCCCCAGAGGCGTCACTTGCTAACAATACCCAAGCTGCCTTGTCTGAAGCTAATCCTCCCTCTCCTCCACGGCCTTTCGCTACACCAGTCTCACCCCTGAAACCGGCAGCACCAACTCGACCTGTGCCCCGGACTCAATCTGAGACTAAAGAGCAACCCCAGATCCAATCTCCGATCGCTGGCTTGGAACAAACGCCTAATCCAAATCCAGCACCGGAAAAAATAGTATCCCAAAAACCGGAAAAAACAGTTGCACCCAGACCAAAATCGGAAAAACCGATCAAACCGCAACTAGTTGCTCCTCCAGCCAGACCTGCGGCGGAAGAAGCCCCGGTGGCAGATGAGCCGTCGGGATCTCAGGCAGATAAACCGATCCTCAAACGCGACCAACGGCTACGACCCGCAGAAGGCGATCGCGAGCAAATTAAGCCAAGAGTCGCTAAACTGCCAACAGACCAGTCCCCAGTCGGTGCGCCACAAAGGACAAGTCGTCCCACCCCTGCACCCAGCAGACCAGAGCCAAGGGGCAATAGACCATCTGCACCATCACAACTGGGAGAGGGGCAACGACCCAGACCAGCACGCCCAGGTGAATCTGTAGCAGCCGCAATGCCGATCGCTACTCCACCCAGACAGTTGTCAGGAATAGCCGGCAAATCTCAAGGATTGGGTGATGAACCAATCACACCGGATCTCCTCGACTTGAAACGCCCAAGTCCACCTCGCCCAACCAAAGGCGGCAAAAAGTGGGTAGAAGAGGAAATCATTGACGAAGTTAAAGAGAAGGCAAAAGCTGGCGTTAAAGGCAAGCGGATCAAACCCATACTTGATGATGAGTTTGAAGAAGATTTGCTGGATGATGACGATATCGACTCACCAGCCACAGTCCAAGTCAGCCTTTCCATAGCTCGTCCTCCGAAACCGAAAGCGACTCGACCTGTACAGATGCCAGGTGCAACCCTTGCTAGCGCCCCAACTGCAAGAGCGAAAAAATCTGGTTCTAGGTCTGGTTCTAGGTCTGGTTCTGGCCGAGACCATCACCAAAATCGTCGCCAAGAAGCCGAAACCAAGCGTGAACGTCCTGAAAAAGTGACGATTACAGGGCCGTTAACGGTGCAAGAACTGTCTGACGTTTTAGCCGTTGCCGATACAGAGATCGTCAAAATCCTGTTCCTGAAAGGCATGGCGGTGAGTATCACCCAAAATCTAGATATTCCCACAATTACCCTGGTAGGAAAAGAACTAGAAATAGAAGTCGAAACCGCCGAGCGAGAAGCAGAAGCCCGGAAAATTACGGAAATGGTCGGTGCAGAAGACCTAGAATATCTCCATCGCCGTCCGCCAGTCGTGACAATTATGGGTCACGTAGACCACGGTAAAACAACCCTGCTCGACTCAATCCGCAAAACCAAAGTGGCTGCTGGCGAAGCTGGCGGTATCACTCAACACATTGGTGCTTACCATGTGGATTTGGTACATGAGGGTAAACCACAGCAGATAGTTTTCTTGGATACGCCTGGTCACGAAGCTTTTACAGCGATGCGGGCACGAGGAGCTAGGGTAACAGACATTGCCGTGTTGGTAGTGGCTGCTGATGATGGTGTCCGTCCCCAAACTATTGAAGCCATTAGTCACGCCCAAGCTGCGGGAGTGCCAATTGTTGTTGCCATTAACAAAATTGACAAAGAAGGGGCACAGCCAGAGCGGGTTAAACAAGAACTGACCCAATATGGTTTGACAGCAGAAGACTGGGGCGGTGAGACAATCATGGTTCCTGTGAGCGCTATCAGAGGTGAAAATCTGGATACGCTCTTAGAAATGATTCTCTTAGTAGCAGAAGTTGGAGAACTATCTGCTAACCCAGATCGTGCCGCCAAAGGAACTGTCATTGAAGCACATCTGGATAAGGCTAAGGGAGCAGTTGCTACCCTGCTAATTCAGAATGGTACTCTGCATGTGGGAGATATCTTGGTAGCTGGTTCGGCCTTCGGTAAAGTCCGGGCGATGGTGGATGACAGAAGCAAGAGAGTAGACATTGCTTCTCCTTCCTTTGCTGTCGAGGTATTAGGTTTAAGTGATGTGCCAGCAGCCGGCGACGAGTTCGAGGTCTTCCAGAACGAAAAAGAAGCCAGGGCACTCGCTAGCGATCGCGCCGATAGACAACGCCTATCCCGCCTGTTACAAGGACGTGTTACCCTCACAACCCTGTCCGCTCAAGCCCAAGAAGGCGAGTTGAAAGAACTCAACTTGATCTTGAAAGGAGACGTACAAGGTTCTGTAGAAGCCATTGTGGGAGCGCTCAAGCAAATCCCGCAAAACGAAGTCCAAATTCGGATGCTGTTGGCGACTGCTGGGGAAATTACCGAGACAGATATCGACTTAGCCGCTGCCAGTAACGCTGTAATTATCGGCTTCAACACCACCTTTGCCAGTGGTGCCAGACAAGCCGCCGATGAAGCAGGTGTCGATGTCCGAGAATACAACGTCATCTACAAACTCCTAGAAGATATCCAAGATGCCTTGGAAGGTCTTTTGGAACCAGAGTTGGTGGAAGAACCCTTGGGTCAAACCGAAGTCCGTGCCGTCTTCCCAGTCGGTCGTGGTGCGGTTGCCGGTTGCTACGTTCAATCTGGCAAGCTAGTTCGCAACTGCAAAGTCAGGGTGCGACGCGGCGGTAAGGTGATCTTTGAAGGTGTCCTTGACTCCCTAAAACGGATGAAAGAAGATGCCCGTGAGGTTAACGCTGGTTATGAATGCGGTGTCGGCATCGATAAATTCAATGATTGGGTTGAAGGTGACATCATCGAATCCTATCAGATGGTTACGAAACGCCGCACTCTCACCTTAACCAGATAG
- a CDS encoding DUF3493 domain-containing protein, with translation MVNQNPKNRLNPEQYASLKAEIAAPYRGLRQFFYIAFGASGSLGAFVFFFQVLAGRNVESAMPSLALQVGIVALMVFLWRWEQRQQQRTQSGKNPNS, from the coding sequence ATGGTAAACCAAAATCCCAAAAATCGTCTTAACCCTGAACAGTATGCCAGCCTCAAAGCAGAAATAGCTGCTCCTTATCGTGGCTTACGACAATTTTTTTACATTGCTTTCGGTGCTTCTGGCTCCCTCGGTGCATTCGTCTTTTTCTTCCAGGTGCTTGCTGGACGTAATGTTGAGAGTGCAATGCCTAGTTTAGCTCTCCAAGTAGGAATTGTTGCCTTAATGGTTTTCCTCTGGCGCTGGGAACAGCGTCAGCAACAACGCACCCAGTCGGGTAAAAATCCTAATTCCTGA
- a CDS encoding low-complexity tail membrane protein produces the protein MHSFRSEPILWIHVAGLATLPVFLVLCLFFLSVGEPFLPVWMELFLVAAIGVLPLLWMQLRRPFYIFALLGIAQKPENLTESQRKILCLINTKLNRILALVAAGLSVFVLWHLYQIAPLVANSAKFLPQWRSLALVLAGLAFLGSNLFLQIPLSVMRVLVTNDTEFAGIEPLSLEKIKQDFTILGVRVNQIVPRLLQSLFRINTDS, from the coding sequence ATGCATTCATTTCGCTCTGAACCTATTTTGTGGATTCATGTCGCTGGATTAGCGACTTTGCCTGTTTTTTTAGTACTCTGTTTATTTTTCTTGTCTGTAGGCGAGCCGTTTTTACCAGTCTGGATGGAGCTATTCTTAGTTGCCGCCATCGGTGTTCTCCCCCTGTTGTGGATGCAGTTGCGTCGCCCTTTTTATATATTTGCTCTTTTAGGAATAGCCCAAAAGCCAGAAAATCTGACTGAAAGTCAACGAAAAATTCTCTGTTTAATTAATACAAAGTTAAATCGTATTCTGGCATTAGTAGCAGCAGGATTGTCAGTTTTTGTGTTGTGGCATCTTTACCAAATTGCCCCATTAGTAGCAAATTCAGCTAAATTTCTCCCACAATGGCGTAGTCTTGCACTAGTGCTTGCAGGGTTAGCTTTTTTAGGCAGCAATCTATTTTTACAAATACCTCTGAGTGTAATGCGAGTTTTGGTGACTAATGACACAGAATTTGCTGGCATAGAACCATTATCTTTAGAAAAGATTAAGCAAGATTTTACCATTTTAGGGGTAAGGGTTAATCAAATCGTGCCCCGACTACTGCAATCCTTGTTTAGGATAAATACAGATTCGTAG
- a CDS encoding DUF1565 domain-containing protein, with protein sequence MKYRGFHISLAKNFRLLSSSNLRYTLRVGAGLTAMLAVSSGSILLPGEVNAGTTHPAGIAPTLTAQVPATAAAIYVNPASGTDRAGAGATSATPYKSISFALSQAQAGTVIQLAPGNYNQESGETFPLLLKPGVTLRGDEASKGQGILITGGGFYTSRTFARQDITILAEQDTTITGVTVTNPNSRGTGVWVESTNPIIKNSTFTNSVREGVFVTGTANPKVEGNLFVQNKGNGISIAKAAQGEIRSNLFQDTGFGLAIGGTSTPLIVENQIVENQDGLFISESAKPILRKNVIQNNKRDGVVATVSALPDLGTNESPGGNLIRNNTRYDVNNATKTGQIIAVGNDIDQKKIFGSVDFVAASVNVPPGGPVAFKDVPANFWAKTYIEALASQSIIAGFPDGSFKPNEPVTRAQFATIVTKALTPPVKRAGIKFKDVATNFWAYAAIQSAYQSQFVSGYPDGTFKPQQQIPRVQVLVALANGLGLTANNQNILSFYTDAAQIPNYAIAPVAAATARQLVINYPTAKQLNPNRQATRAEVAAFVYQALVNAGRAQPIPSSYLVTVQ encoded by the coding sequence ATGAAATATCGGGGTTTTCACATTTCTCTAGCGAAAAATTTCCGCCTTCTTTCTAGCAGTAATCTCAGATATACTTTACGCGTGGGAGCCGGACTCACGGCAATGCTAGCTGTTTCTAGCGGATCAATACTACTACCTGGTGAAGTTAATGCTGGTACGACTCACCCAGCAGGTATCGCCCCAACTCTCACAGCGCAAGTTCCTGCAACAGCCGCAGCGATTTACGTTAATCCAGCAAGCGGTACAGATAGGGCTGGTGCTGGTGCAACCTCAGCAACACCCTACAAAAGCATCAGTTTCGCTCTCAGTCAAGCCCAAGCAGGTACAGTTATTCAATTAGCACCTGGTAACTATAACCAAGAAAGTGGCGAAACCTTCCCACTGTTGCTGAAACCAGGGGTAACACTGCGGGGTGATGAAGCTAGTAAAGGTCAAGGGATATTAATAACAGGTGGAGGTTTCTACACTAGCCGCACCTTTGCCAGACAAGATATTACCATCCTTGCCGAGCAAGATACCACTATTACTGGTGTCACCGTCACCAACCCAAATAGCCGGGGTACGGGTGTGTGGGTGGAATCAACTAATCCCATCATCAAAAACAGTACTTTTACTAACAGTGTCAGAGAGGGTGTTTTTGTCACGGGTACAGCCAATCCCAAAGTCGAAGGTAATCTCTTTGTGCAAAACAAAGGTAATGGCATTTCAATTGCCAAAGCTGCCCAAGGAGAAATTCGGAGTAACTTATTTCAGGATACAGGTTTTGGTCTTGCGATCGGTGGCACTTCTACGCCCCTCATTGTGGAAAACCAAATTGTCGAAAACCAAGACGGTCTTTTTATCTCAGAGTCAGCGAAGCCCATATTGCGTAAGAATGTCATTCAGAACAATAAGCGGGATGGAGTAGTAGCAACTGTTAGTGCTTTACCCGACCTTGGCACCAACGAAAGTCCTGGTGGTAATCTGATCCGCAATAACACTCGTTATGATGTGAACAACGCCACCAAAACAGGTCAAATTATTGCTGTTGGCAACGATATCGATCAGAAAAAGATTTTTGGCTCAGTAGATTTTGTTGCCGCATCTGTTAACGTACCCCCTGGAGGGCCTGTTGCCTTTAAAGATGTGCCAGCAAATTTCTGGGCAAAAACCTACATCGAAGCTTTAGCCTCCCAAAGTATTATTGCTGGCTTTCCTGATGGCAGCTTTAAACCAAATGAACCTGTAACCCGCGCTCAATTCGCCACTATTGTCACTAAAGCCTTAACGCCACCAGTCAAACGTGCAGGCATTAAGTTTAAGGATGTAGCAACCAATTTTTGGGCTTACGCTGCAATTCAATCTGCTTACCAGAGTCAATTTGTTTCTGGTTATCCCGATGGCACTTTTAAGCCACAGCAGCAAATCCCCAGAGTACAGGTGTTAGTAGCTTTAGCTAATGGTTTGGGCTTAACTGCGAATAATCAGAATATCCTTTCCTTTTACACCGATGCTGCCCAGATTCCTAATTATGCGATCGCTCCTGTTGCGGCGGCAACTGCACGGCAATTAGTAATCAACTATCCCACAGCAAAGCAACTCAATCCTAATCGTCAAGCAACTAGAGCCGAAGTTGCTGCCTTTGTTTACCAGGCACTCGTCAATGCTGGACGCGCTCAACCAATTCCTTCATCCTATTTGGTAACAGTTCAGTAA
- the nusA gene encoding transcription termination factor NusA, translated as MSMVTLPGLKELIESISRDRNLPRLAVQSAIREALLKGYERYRRAQNLERRQFDEDYFENFEVELDIEGEGFRVLSTKTIVEEVNNTDHQISLDEVQQVAPEAQLGDSVVLDVTPDQGEFGRMAAMQTKQVLAQKLRDQQRQMVQEEFQDLEGTVLQARVLRFERQSVVLAVTSNFGQPEVEAELPKREQLPNDNYRANATFKVYLKKVSQGQQRGPQLLVSRADAGLVVYLFANEVPEIEDEVVRIVAVAREANPPSRYVGPRTKIAVDTLDRDVDPVGACIGARGSRIQVVVNELRGEKIDVIRWSPDPATYIANALSPARVDEVRLMDPESRQTHVLVAEDQLSLAIGKEGQNVRLAARLTGWKIDIKDKAKYDFAGEDAKFAAVRTKYQSEESEEDDLEYEEEFEDENQEELEEDSFDNNDDE; from the coding sequence ATGTCAATGGTTACTTTACCGGGATTAAAAGAATTAATTGAAAGTATAAGTCGCGATCGCAATTTACCCCGGCTTGCAGTTCAATCAGCGATTAGAGAAGCCCTACTCAAAGGCTACGAACGTTATCGCCGTGCCCAAAATTTAGAGCGCAGACAGTTTGACGAAGATTATTTTGAGAATTTTGAAGTAGAACTCGATATTGAAGGAGAAGGCTTTCGCGTTCTTTCCACCAAAACCATTGTTGAAGAAGTCAATAACACAGACCACCAAATTTCCCTAGACGAAGTTCAACAAGTTGCTCCTGAAGCCCAGCTAGGAGACTCTGTAGTACTGGATGTTACCCCCGACCAAGGAGAATTTGGGCGGATGGCGGCGATGCAAACTAAGCAGGTATTGGCGCAAAAATTACGGGATCAACAGCGCCAAATGGTGCAAGAAGAGTTCCAAGATTTAGAAGGAACAGTCCTGCAAGCAAGAGTCCTGCGGTTTGAACGGCAATCAGTGGTTTTGGCAGTCACCAGTAATTTTGGTCAGCCAGAAGTAGAAGCAGAATTACCGAAGCGGGAACAGCTACCCAACGATAATTATCGGGCAAATGCCACCTTCAAGGTATATCTGAAAAAAGTCTCCCAAGGTCAACAACGAGGGCCACAGTTGCTTGTGTCTCGTGCTGATGCTGGTTTGGTGGTTTATCTTTTTGCCAACGAAGTCCCAGAAATTGAAGATGAAGTGGTACGGATTGTTGCCGTCGCTAGGGAGGCAAACCCCCCCTCCCGTTATGTCGGTCCCCGGACTAAAATAGCAGTAGACACTCTCGATCGCGATGTAGACCCAGTAGGCGCTTGTATTGGAGCCAGGGGATCGCGAATTCAAGTGGTAGTCAACGAATTACGCGGTGAAAAAATAGATGTAATTCGCTGGTCGCCAGACCCAGCAACATATATCGCTAATGCCCTAAGTCCAGCACGAGTAGATGAAGTACGGCTGATGGACCCGGAATCACGGCAAACTCACGTACTGGTGGCTGAAGATCAATTGAGTTTGGCCATCGGCAAAGAAGGACAAAACGTCCGTTTAGCAGCCCGCCTGACTGGTTGGAAAATAGACATCAAAGACAAAGCTAAGTATGACTTTGCAGGAGAGGATGCTAAATTTGCAGCCGTCAGAACAAAATATCAATCAGAAGAATCAGAGGAAGACGATCTGGAATATGAGGAAGAATTCGAGGATGAAAATCAGGAAGAATTAGAAGAAGATAGTTTTGACAACAACGATGATGAATAA